The Actinotalea sp. JY-7876 sequence ATACCCGTGCGATCGAGGTCGGGTGGAGCGGGCCATGAGGTCTCGTGACGGAGCCTCGCCACAGGCCCGCGCTCGCGGGCCCCGGCTTGCAGGCTGCGGATGGCATCCTGGCCGGCTTCTTCGGCTATCGGCCCGGGTTCCTGTGCCTGATGCAGGGCTCGAGTGGCGCCCGCTCCTGGACGCGTCCGATTCCTGTCCATCCCGGTTTCCCGCCGTGAGATCATGGTGCGCGGACCTTCAGCACGACACCGAACGACGGGGAGCACTCGATGGAACTTCAGGACTACATCGCGGTGCTGCGGAAGCGCTGGCGGTCGATCCTGCTCATCGCGCTGCTCACGATCGGCACCGCGGTGGGAATCACCCTCGCGATGACTCCGACCTACGAGGCGCGGGCTCAGGTCTTCGTGTCGGTCCGCGCGGGGGGAACGACATCGGACCTCGTCCAAGGCAGCAACTTCACGCAGCGCCAGGTCAAGTCGTACACGGATCTGGCCACGAGCCCTAGGGTCCTGATCCCCGTGATCGAGCAGCTGGAGCTCGACACGACTCCAGACGCGCTCGCAGAGACCGTCACGGCGGACAACCCCCTCGACACGGTTCTGATCAACATCACCGCAACGAGCCGGAGCCCGGAGTTGGCCGCCGACGTGGCGAACGCAACTTCCGAGAGCTTGGCGACTCAGGTGACGGCGCTCGAGAAGCCAGATGGCGCTCCGTCGCCGGTTCAGATCAGTCCCGTGCGGTCTGCCTCCGCCCAACTCGAGCCCGCGAGCCCGAATGTGAAGATCAACCTCGCCCTCGGCGCTGGCGTGGGCCTGGCGCTTGGGTTTGGCCTGGCTCTGCTGCGAGAACTCCTTGACACACGCGTACGCACCGAGGCTGACCTGCGAAAGGTATCGACCACCTCTGTTGTGGCAACCATCACCCAGGATGACAGCGCAGCGAAGTCCCCGCTCCTGACGGTGGCAAACCCGCACAGTCAACGCTCGGAGTCCTTCCGCCGATTGCGAACGAACCTCCAGTTTCTGGACGTGACGGATGATCTCCAGACGATGGTGGTGACTTCGTCACTCCCCGGAGAGGGAAAATCGACCACCGCCATCAACCTCGCGATCACGCTCGCGGACGCGGGGACCAAGGTCCTCTTGGTCGACGCTGATCTACGGCGTCCATCCGTCGCCAAGTACATGGAACTCGAGGGCAGCGTCGGCCTGACGACCGTACTCATCGGTCGCGCCGCGGTGGAGGACGTCGTTCAGCCCTGGGGGAACGGGCACCTGCACGTGCTTCCGTCCGGCCAGATCCCACCAAATCCGAGCGAGCTGCTGGGCTCGCGCACCATGGCCGACCTCCTCGCCATGCTGAGTATGCGATACGACGTTGTGATCATCGACACGCCGCCGCTGCTACCGGTTACGGACGCGGCGATCCTCGCGCGGCTCACGGGGGGCGCGATTGTGGTGGTCGGGGCGCACCTAATTCACCAGAACGAGCTGAAGCAGTCACTGGGTGCCCTTCAGACCGTGGGGGCCCGCGTCCTTGGGCTGGTCCTGAACCGCGTCCCCGCGAAGAGCGCTGGGAGCTACGCCTACTACGACTACTCGCCTCTTGAGCCGACGAGCGAGGCAAAGCGGAGTCGGCGGATGTCTGCGCGTGCCGCCGAGGAAGCCAGGACGGTCCAAGCGAGCACACCGCCGCGCGACCCCGAG is a genomic window containing:
- a CDS encoding polysaccharide biosynthesis tyrosine autokinase, producing MELQDYIAVLRKRWRSILLIALLTIGTAVGITLAMTPTYEARAQVFVSVRAGGTTSDLVQGSNFTQRQVKSYTDLATSPRVLIPVIEQLELDTTPDALAETVTADNPLDTVLINITATSRSPELAADVANATSESLATQVTALEKPDGAPSPVQISPVRSASAQLEPASPNVKINLALGAGVGLALGFGLALLRELLDTRVRTEADLRKVSTTSVVATITQDDSAAKSPLLTVANPHSQRSESFRRLRTNLQFLDVTDDLQTMVVTSSLPGEGKSTTAINLAITLADAGTKVLLVDADLRRPSVAKYMELEGSVGLTTVLIGRAAVEDVVQPWGNGHLHVLPSGQIPPNPSELLGSRTMADLLAMLSMRYDVVIIDTPPLLPVTDAAILARLTGGAIVVVGAHLIHQNELKQSLGALQTVGARVLGLVLNRVPAKSAGSYAYYDYSPLEPTSEAKRSRRMSARAAEEARTVQASTPPRDPERVSRRASRKDPRPEGSVEAFFGPSPTASGSSRWPGGPLSADREE